A window from Triticum aestivum cultivar Chinese Spring chromosome 6D, IWGSC CS RefSeq v2.1, whole genome shotgun sequence encodes these proteins:
- the LOC123143612 gene encoding F-box/LRR-repeat protein 14: protein MEDLPEALVTEILKRITRISDLNSLSLVSKQLYKIEGNQRGAIRVGSGLGTATEALTSLCARFTNLRKLEIDYSGWIPEHGNQLDNKGLFVFSSHCSSLIDLTLSFCSYIDDSGLGCLARCKKLVSLRLNSVPKITSIGLFSVAVGCISLSALHLIDCEKIDSLEWLEYLGMDGSLEELVVKNCKGINHHDLLKFGSGWMKLQKFEFERKRERHDHYIGYDFYDPSYDAHSTDIYDFSCESLKDLRLAHIKTWPEIGLRVVLGKCKALENLWLEYVYALNDNDMIALFRSCSNLKSISVGLNLQRYCSEDGYCETRTSFTDNSIYALALNYPMLQIVDLKFTGCSRDWPSEIGFTKKGFLALIQSCPIRVLVLNTANFFDDEGMKALSSSPHLETLELILCHAVTDAGMRFIAHTPCLSNLTLRACHNVTDVGMAELGRAHKLGSLVIEYCGEVSLQAAQGVAKSVHYSEDFPDSLMKAIGHGA from the coding sequence ATGGAGGACCTACCGGAGGCTCTGGTGACAGAGATTCTCAAGAGGATCACCAGGATAAGTGATCTGAATTCTCTTTCCCTTGTGTCAAAGCAGCTCTACAAGATAGAGGGGAATCAAAGGGGTGCTATCCGTGTTGGTTCCGGTCTTGGCACTGCTACAGAAGCACTAACATCACTGTGCGCCAGGTTCACAAATTTGCGGAAATTGGAAATCGATTACTCTGGTTGGATACCTGAACATGGAAATCAGTTGGACAACAAAGGCCTTTTTGTATTTTCATCTCACTGTTCCTCGCTGATTGACCTCACCTTAAGCTTCTGCTCATACATCGATGACTCTGGGCTTGGTTGTTTAGCACGCTGCAAGAAATTGGTGTCTCTCAGGCTGAACTCCGTACCAAAAATAACATCAATTGGGCTTTTCTCGGTTGCAGTTGGTTGCATAAGTCTATCTGCTCTCCACCTTATTGATTGCGAGAAAATCGATAGTTTAGAGTGGCTGGAATACCTTGGTATGGATGGATCGTTGGAAGAGCTTGTAGTGAAGAATTGCAAAGGAATCAATCATCATGACCTCCTAAAGTTTGGTTCAGGATGGATGAAGCTCCAGAAGTTTGAGTTTGAGAGGAAAAGAGAAAGACATGATCATTATATAGGATATGACTTCTATGATCCCTCGTATGATGCTCACAGCACAGATATATATGATTTCTCCTGTGAGAGTTTGAAGGATTTAAGGTTGGCGCATATTAAAACCTGGCCAGAAATAGGACTTCGTGTTGTCCTAGGGAAGTGTAAAGCATTGGAGAACCTTTGGCTTGAGTATGTTTATGCACTAAATGACAATGACATGATTGCATTATTCCGGAGCTGCAGCAACCTTAAAAGCATCTCAGTTGGGCTCAACCTACAACGCTATTGTAGTGAAGATGGCTATTGTGAAACCAGGACGTCATTTACTGATAACAGCATTTACGCTCTAGCCCTCAACTATCCTATGCTTCAGATCGTAGACCTCAAATTTACAGGATGTTCCCGTGACTGGCCATCAGAAATAGGATTCACAAAGAAGGGTTTTCTGGCACTCATTCAGTCCTGCCCAATTCGTGTTCTTGTGCTAAACACCGCCAATTTCTTTGATGATGAGGGGATGAAGGCCCTCTCATCCTCACCACATCTGGAGACACTCGAGCTTATATTGTGTCATGCAGTAACTGATGCTGGGATGCGCTTCATTGCACACACCCCATGCTTGAGTAATCTCACACTTCGGGCGTGTCATAATGTCACTGATGTTGGAATGGCTGAACTGGGACGTGCACATAAATTAGGGTCTTTGGTCATTGAGTATTGTGGTGAGGTCTCTCTGCAAGCTGCGCAGGGTGTTGCCAAGTCAGTTCACTACTCCGAGGACTTTCCAGATTCCCTGATGAAGGCAATTGGTCATGGCGCCTAG